A window of the Calditrichota bacterium genome harbors these coding sequences:
- a CDS encoding PDZ domain-containing protein, which produces MKQKWIIISVISIVFIAFLISVDSAISKSESKTERGFLGVVVEPLSKKMKSDLGTDYGVLIAEVELDSPADEYGLTEDDVILKVNDIKIRRPNTLTRAIRKIKPGEKAKILILRDGKKKTLEVKIGQLKEAKNFDFSFKPQKMAIKIATKARLGVHLADLNEDLASYFNVKKGALVIDVEEDSPAEKANVKAGDVIVRVNDEKVDDADDVREIIGEAEPDEEVTVEVVRHGKNEKLTAKLEETENEENFLIMPGEGKHGVMMFSPNKLMDMNEKMLRWYRPDKNIRIEKKKIIKNFDNVI; this is translated from the coding sequence ATGAAACAAAAATGGATCATCATTTCCGTCATTTCCATTGTCTTCATTGCTTTTCTCATTTCTGTGGATTCCGCGATTTCCAAATCTGAAAGCAAAACGGAGCGCGGATTTTTGGGCGTGGTAGTTGAGCCATTGTCTAAAAAGATGAAATCCGACCTCGGCACGGACTACGGCGTGCTCATTGCGGAAGTGGAACTGGACAGTCCGGCGGATGAATACGGACTGACAGAAGACGACGTCATCCTCAAAGTGAACGACATCAAAATCCGCCGTCCCAACACGCTAACCCGCGCCATTCGGAAAATCAAGCCCGGGGAAAAAGCAAAAATCCTGATTTTACGCGATGGGAAAAAGAAAACGCTGGAAGTGAAAATAGGCCAATTGAAAGAGGCGAAAAACTTCGATTTCTCTTTCAAGCCGCAGAAAATGGCAATAAAAATTGCGACAAAAGCCAGACTTGGCGTACATCTCGCGGATTTGAACGAAGACCTCGCCTCTTATTTCAACGTCAAGAAAGGCGCTTTGGTGATTGATGTGGAAGAAGACAGCCCGGCGGAAAAAGCAAACGTGAAAGCCGGCGACGTTATTGTTCGCGTTAACGACGAGAAAGTTGACGACGCCGATGATGTCCGGGAAATTATTGGGGAAGCAGAACCCGATGAAGAAGTGACTGTGGAAGTGGTGCGTCACGGAAAAAATGAGAAATTGACTGCGAAATTGGAAGAAACTGAAAATGAAGAAAATTTTCTCATCATGCCCGGCGAAGGCAAACACGGCGTCATGATGTTCAGCCCGAACAAACTGATGGATATGAACGAAAAAATGCTCCGCTGGTACAGACCGGACAAAAATATTCGCATCGAAAAAAAGAAAATCATCAAAAATTTTGATAATGTAATTTGA
- a CDS encoding ATP-binding protein — MKNYIDRNIYLEKIIPFIDKNIVKVIVGQRRVGKSYFLLQIMDHLRKEKQNPNIIFINKELYEFDFIRDYHDLMKYVRSKTSATQQNYLFVDEIQDIDQFEKALRSLQAEGNFDIFCTGSNAKMLSGDLATLLSGRYIETKIFSLSYPEFLEFHNLENSQQAFFDYIKFGGLPYLIHLTLEERVVFDYVKNVYDTIVLKDVVSRYQVRNVAFLENLILFLADNIGNLLSAKKISDFLKSQRIQMSPNLILSYCNYMASAFFIFKVKRSDISGKKIFDVGEKYYFEDVGMRHALIGFRQKDINQILENVVFTHLLICGYSVTVGKTDGKEIDFICQKNGEKLYVQVAYLIPDQKVREREFGNLLAVKDNFPKLVVSMDEMAGGQYEGISHLHVRDFLSKYW, encoded by the coding sequence ATGAAAAATTACATTGACAGAAATATCTATCTGGAAAAGATTATTCCTTTCATTGATAAAAATATCGTTAAAGTGATTGTGGGGCAAAGAAGGGTCGGAAAGAGCTACTTCCTTCTGCAGATAATGGATCATTTGAGAAAGGAAAAGCAAAATCCAAATATCATTTTTATCAACAAAGAGTTGTACGAATTTGATTTTATCCGTGATTATCATGATTTAATGAAATATGTCCGGAGCAAAACTTCTGCGACTCAGCAAAATTATCTTTTTGTAGACGAAATTCAAGACATCGACCAATTTGAGAAAGCTTTGCGAAGCCTTCAGGCTGAGGGAAATTTTGATATTTTTTGCACAGGAAGCAATGCGAAAATGTTGTCCGGCGATTTGGCAACTTTACTGAGCGGACGCTACATTGAAACTAAAATTTTCAGTCTTTCCTATCCTGAATTTTTGGAATTTCATAATTTGGAGAACAGCCAGCAGGCATTTTTTGATTACATTAAATTTGGCGGATTGCCCTATTTAATTCATTTGACATTGGAAGAGAGAGTGGTTTTTGATTATGTTAAAAATGTTTATGATACAATCGTCCTGAAAGATGTTGTTTCGCGCTATCAGGTGAGAAATGTTGCCTTTTTAGAGAATTTAATCTTATTTTTAGCTGATAATATTGGGAATCTTTTATCGGCAAAAAAGATAAGCGATTTTTTGAAATCTCAACGTATTCAGATGTCACCGAATCTTATCTTAAGTTATTGCAATTACATGGCTTCTGCATTTTTTATTTTCAAGGTAAAGCGGTCGGATATCTCTGGTAAAAAAATATTCGATGTCGGAGAAAAATATTATTTTGAAGACGTGGGGATGAGACATGCTTTAATCGGCTTTCGTCAAAAAGATATAAACCAGATTTTAGAAAATGTCGTTTTTACTCATTTGTTGATTTGTGGCTATTCCGTTACGGTCGGCAAAACCGATGGGAAGGAAATAGATTTTATTTGTCAAAAAAATGGTGAGAAATTGTATGTTCAGGTTGCTTATTTAATTCCGGATCAAAAAGTCCGGGAAAGAGAGTTTGGCAATTTATTAGCTGTAAAAGACAATTTTCCCAAATTAGTCGTTTCCATGGATGAAATGGCGGGCGGACAGTACGAAGGAATTTCGCATCTCCACGTACGCGATTTTTTGAGCAAATACTGGTGA
- a CDS encoding DUF456 domain-containing protein: MIVGLIGCVVPGMPGPPLSFIGLLILAIAQHFTPPLTSQLVLIMAVLMVVVTILDYIIPVAGAKKYGASKWGIWGSILGMILGLLFFPPLGIIIGAFLGAVVVEMLIGKSGKEALRAGWGTFLGTLLGTILKLTVSFTMTYYYLKALI; the protein is encoded by the coding sequence ATGATCGTAGGACTCATTGGTTGTGTCGTACCCGGAATGCCGGGGCCGCCACTGAGTTTTATTGGTTTGCTCATTTTAGCGATTGCTCAACATTTTACGCCGCCGCTGACGTCGCAGCTCGTGCTCATCATGGCTGTGCTCATGGTTGTCGTGACAATTTTGGACTACATCATCCCTGTCGCCGGTGCGAAAAAATATGGCGCTTCCAAATGGGGAATATGGGGCTCCATTCTCGGAATGATATTGGGGCTGCTGTTTTTCCCGCCGTTAGGGATAATCATTGGCGCATTTTTGGGCGCTGTCGTGGTTGAAATGCTGATTGGCAAAAGCGGAAAAGAGGCGTTGCGGGCCGGCTGGGGCACATTTCTGGGAACACTTTTGGGCACGATTTTGAAATTGACGGTTTCCTTTACTATGACATATTATTATTTGAAGGCTTTGATTTAA
- a CDS encoding PAS domain S-box protein produces MIAQFLRDHRDTILSRWEEKISVPEDKKLRGASGKNLFDFFVTINLGNGAKLEKEIDEFIAHDGIRDSHGVDVLLNNLVFMKRTICDTALQELDTGDQALRALVLFSEKFERALLVALKRYHNAQMEIISSQKKLFEKANDLLRSAVNFSNIGLFILDRNLRIIYWGSGLERMYRIRENEVLNKPISEQFPALKDEGVFEKFERTLRTGESFEMSAVAHQSLRRGKRIIDFKISPLREENGDIIGVNVLLNDVTERQRSEASLKEYQQFLSNIFDDAAEAIFVLDENDCVKLWNKQAEKMYGYSAEEMIGKHISLIVPNDEKSRREIELINKIVKEKGFVKDWETERITHDGRKLLLRITRTAIRDENDNYRGSSVIAHDISEQRRLEQQLIHSEKLSAVGQLAAGIAHEVGSPLTAISSLAQLLYERDDDEWNKDKLKIIREQIDRIARIVRELVNFSKPISTDVKDISVNQVIEEAIQIVRYDRRLKHLTINLDLFPGLPMIRASFDQLLQVLINILLNAGDALEGRPDGEISISTQLVGEKIIIRIIDNGAGIAGKYLDHIFEPFFTTKGPGKGTGLGLWVCYNIVKGFSGEIVAESEENQGTAFHIILPVLKDLDEIKDE; encoded by the coding sequence ATGATCGCACAATTTTTGCGTGATCATCGCGACACAATTTTGTCGCGATGGGAAGAAAAAATTTCGGTGCCTGAAGATAAAAAACTAAGGGGCGCTAGCGGAAAAAATTTGTTTGATTTTTTTGTGACAATCAATTTGGGCAATGGTGCAAAACTCGAGAAAGAAATCGATGAATTTATCGCTCACGATGGTATTCGTGATTCGCACGGCGTAGACGTGCTTCTGAATAATCTGGTTTTCATGAAACGCACAATATGCGACACGGCGCTGCAAGAACTCGACACCGGGGATCAGGCGCTGCGGGCGCTGGTTCTTTTTTCGGAAAAGTTTGAACGCGCTTTGCTTGTCGCTCTGAAACGATACCACAACGCGCAAATGGAAATCATTTCCAGCCAGAAAAAATTATTTGAGAAAGCCAATGATTTGTTGCGCAGCGCAGTCAATTTCTCGAATATCGGGCTATTTATTTTAGATCGGAACTTGCGCATCATTTACTGGGGCAGCGGATTGGAAAGAATGTACCGCATCCGAGAAAATGAGGTATTGAACAAACCAATCAGCGAGCAGTTTCCTGCGCTGAAAGATGAGGGGGTTTTTGAAAAATTTGAGCGGACGCTGCGCACGGGCGAGTCATTTGAGATGTCAGCCGTGGCGCACCAGTCGCTGCGCCGAGGTAAGCGCATTATTGATTTCAAAATTTCACCACTGCGAGAAGAAAACGGAGACATCATCGGCGTCAACGTGCTGCTGAATGATGTCACTGAACGGCAAAGGAGCGAGGCGTCGCTGAAGGAATATCAACAGTTTTTGTCCAATATTTTTGACGATGCGGCGGAAGCGATTTTTGTGTTGGACGAAAATGACTGTGTCAAGTTGTGGAACAAACAGGCAGAAAAAATGTACGGCTACAGCGCCGAGGAGATGATTGGTAAGCACATTTCCTTGATTGTCCCCAATGATGAAAAATCCCGACGCGAAATTGAGTTGATCAATAAAATCGTCAAAGAAAAAGGCTTTGTGAAAGACTGGGAGACGGAGCGGATCACGCATGATGGCAGGAAATTATTGCTGCGCATCACTCGCACGGCAATTCGGGATGAAAATGACAACTATCGCGGCAGTTCGGTGATCGCGCATGACATCTCAGAACAGCGCCGTTTGGAGCAACAACTCATCCATTCGGAAAAATTATCTGCCGTGGGACAATTAGCCGCGGGAATCGCCCATGAAGTCGGTTCACCGCTGACGGCAATTTCGTCTTTGGCGCAATTGCTCTACGAGCGCGATGACGACGAGTGGAACAAAGATAAATTAAAGATTATCCGCGAACAAATTGACCGCATCGCGCGCATTGTCCGGGAATTAGTGAATTTTTCCAAACCAATTTCCACGGATGTCAAAGACATTTCAGTCAATCAAGTCATCGAAGAAGCGATACAAATTGTTCGCTACGATAGAAGATTGAAACATCTCACAATAAATCTGGATTTGTTTCCGGGCTTGCCCATGATCAGAGCCTCTTTTGATCAGTTACTGCAAGTGCTGATCAATATTTTGCTGAATGCCGGAGACGCACTTGAAGGACGACCCGACGGCGAAATTTCAATTTCCACGCAGCTTGTCGGTGAAAAAATAATCATCAGAATTATTGACAACGGCGCCGGCATTGCGGGAAAATATCTCGACCATATTTTCGAGCCCTTTTTTACAACAAAAGGGCCGGGAAAAGGAACTGGCCTGGGGTTATGGGTCTGCTACAACATTGTCAAGGGCTTTTCCGGAGAAATTGTTGCGGAAAGCGAGGAAAATCAGGGAACCGCGTTCCACATTATTTTGCCCGTTTTGAAAGATTTGGATGAAATCAAAGATGAATGA
- a CDS encoding sigma-54-dependent Fis family transcriptional regulator, with translation MNEKLLIVDDDEILRESLTAVLANRGYQCTQCSNAEDAFALLSGGYEFDAVISDIAMPGMSGLELMEKVVEINPRIPFIIITAYASMETAILALRKGAFDYLIKPLNFEDVYLKISKLLQHKEIAAENQVLRQELNNQYKFDNIVGKSSAIQRVFEIIRQVSQTSANVLITGNSGTGKELVARAIHFNSPRMKGRFVPLNCASVSETLFESELFGHKKGAFTGAIAETEGFFKAAGKGTLFLDEISEVPITIQAKLLRAIESKEIIPVGSNQPQTVDVRIIAASNRDLAAEVKSGNFREDLFYRLNIIHIKLPSLSERPEDIPLLVNHFMQNFRGQMNRKVRGVDPKAMQLLMNRKWQGEIRELQNAIERAMIFCRGEMITLDDLPPEIITESKDEMLSPELSLKEATQKFERQFILNVLKKNNYHKGKTAKDLQIGEATLYRKLAALDIQA, from the coding sequence ATGAATGAAAAATTGCTCATCGTCGATGACGACGAAATTTTGCGCGAATCGCTCACCGCCGTGTTGGCCAATCGCGGCTACCAATGCACGCAATGCTCCAATGCCGAGGACGCCTTTGCTTTGCTCAGCGGCGGCTATGAGTTTGACGCGGTAATTTCCGATATTGCGATGCCGGGAATGAGCGGACTGGAATTGATGGAAAAAGTTGTCGAAATTAATCCGAGAATTCCCTTCATTATTATTACTGCGTATGCCTCGATGGAAACGGCAATATTAGCGTTGCGCAAAGGCGCGTTCGATTATCTGATCAAACCGCTGAATTTCGAAGACGTTTACTTGAAAATTTCCAAATTGCTCCAACACAAGGAAATCGCCGCGGAAAATCAGGTTTTGCGGCAGGAACTGAATAATCAGTACAAATTTGACAACATTGTGGGAAAAAGTTCGGCCATTCAGCGGGTATTTGAAATCATTCGACAGGTTTCGCAGACGAGCGCTAACGTGCTCATTACCGGAAACAGCGGCACGGGCAAGGAACTTGTGGCGCGCGCCATTCATTTTAACAGTCCCCGAATGAAGGGGAGATTTGTGCCGCTGAATTGCGCTTCAGTTTCGGAGACGTTGTTTGAGAGCGAACTTTTTGGCCATAAAAAGGGCGCGTTCACCGGCGCCATCGCTGAAACGGAAGGATTTTTCAAAGCGGCGGGAAAGGGAACGCTTTTTCTCGATGAGATCAGCGAAGTGCCCATTACCATTCAGGCAAAACTTTTGCGCGCCATTGAGTCAAAGGAAATCATTCCCGTGGGCAGCAACCAGCCGCAGACAGTAGATGTGCGCATCATCGCTGCCAGCAACCGCGATCTCGCCGCGGAAGTGAAAAGCGGCAATTTTCGCGAAGACTTATTTTATCGCCTGAATATCATTCACATCAAATTGCCGTCGCTTTCCGAAAGGCCGGAAGACATCCCGCTTCTTGTCAACCATTTCATGCAAAATTTCCGCGGTCAGATGAATAGGAAAGTGCGCGGCGTGGACCCTAAAGCGATGCAGCTTTTGATGAACAGAAAATGGCAGGGAGAAATCCGCGAGCTGCAAAACGCGATCGAACGGGCGATGATTTTTTGTCGGGGGGAGATGATTACGCTCGATGATCTGCCGCCGGAAATTATTACGGAATCAAAGGATGAGATGCTATCGCCGGAATTGAGTCTGAAAGAAGCCACGCAAAAATTCGAGCGCCAATTTATTTTGAATGTCCTGAAGAAAAACAATTACCACAAAGGTAAAACCGCAAAAGATCTGCAAATCGGCGAGGCAACCCTGTATCGGAAATTAGCGGCGCTGGATATTCAGGCTTGA